AGGATTTCACTGGAACGCTTGCTTCAGTTGCCACTGTCGATATACGAGCGCGTGTTGATGGCATTCTTGAAAAAGTCGATTTTGAACAATCAACGCTGGTGAAGAAAGGTGATTTACTGTTTCAGATTGAACGAGATCAATATCAGGCTGCCTTAGATAAAGCCAATTCTGTGCTGGCAGCGAGTAATGCGCAGTTAATTGACTCTCAGGCAACATTAGAACGGAATGAAATTCTGTTTAAAAAGAAAGCTGTCACCCCTCAGGATTTAAACGATGCGACGGCAGAGCGCGATAAAGCCAAAGCCAGTGTGATGGGAGCCAAGGCGGATGTGGAACAGGCAACCATCAATTTGAATTACACACGTATTTATGCCCCCATCACTGGTGAAATTGGACGGACGTTAGTCGATGCCGGTAACCTGGTCGGCTCAGGAGAAAATACGTTATTGACAACCATTGTGACGATGGATCCGATTTATGTTTACTTTGATGCCAGCGAACGTTTACTCCTGGAAGCTTTAAAAAAGAAACAGACTCCCCATGAAAAAAATCCACTAAAAGTATTTGTAGGCTTATCAAATGAGGAAGGTTTTCCCCATAAGGGAGTTCTCGATTATGC
The Gimesia aquarii DNA segment above includes these coding regions:
- a CDS encoding efflux RND transporter periplasmic adaptor subunit, with product MNELPKRLLSLKILGWLCPLIICSGCNAPPPPAPMKPPTVTVAEPLQKTVIFNEDFTGTLASVATVDIRARVDGILEKVDFEQSTLVKKGDLLFQIERDQYQAALDKANSVLAASNAQLIDSQATLERNEILFKKKAVTPQDLNDATAERDKAKASVMGAKADVEQATINLNYTRIYAPITGEIGRTLVDAGNLVGSGENTLLTTIVTMDPIYVYFDASERLLLEALKKKQTPHEKNPLKVFVGLSNEEGFPHKGVLDYASNTVDPGTGTIQLRAIFENKKGLLYPGVYVRVRVPGNPVPNAVLVHDVAIGTDLAGKYLLIVGKDNIVEKRQVELGQLENNMRVILKGVKPGEKYIYEGIQRARPGRPVTIKNEPPKQTSSQKQPQPKTQTSNNKPKPVPASK